Sequence from the Arcobacter sp. CECT 8986 genome:
TATTTTTAATCAATGCACTTTCAATAGCCTCTTTTTCATATAAGTCAATTCTTTTATCACTAACTTGTATAGAGCTATACTCTTTTTTTAAATTATCATCATTTAGAGCTGGTAGTAACAAAAGCATATCATGTTTACTAACTCCGCCCTCTTCATTTCCTAAAAGAACAATTCTTTCTAATGTATTTTCTAATTCTCTTACATTTCCTGGCCAAGGATAAATAGATAAAACATCCATTGCTTCTGGAGTAATTTGTACATTTTTCTTATGATTTCTAATAGCTTTTTCTAAAAAAAACTCAACTAATTGTCTAATATCATCACCCCTTTGTCTTAAAGGTGGTAAATCAATTGGAATAACATTTAATCTATAATATAAATCCTCTCTAAAATCACCATTTTTAACCATCTCTTCCAAGTTTCTATTAGTTGCTGCAATTAGTCTTACATTTACTTTTATTGTCTTATTTCCACCAACTCTTTCAAACTCTCTTTCTTGTAATACTCTTAAAAGTTTTACTTGTGCAGATGCAGAAATATCACCAATTTCATCTAAAAATAGTGTTCCACCATCTGCTAATTCAAATCTACCTTTTCTTGTCTCTTTAGCATCAGTAAAAGCACCTTTTTCATGCCCAAAAAGTTCACTTTCAAGCAGACTATCTGTAATAGCTGCACAGTTTAATTTAATAAAAGGCTCATCTTTTCTTTTACTTCTTTTATGAATTGCTGCTGCAACAAGCTCTTTTCCTGTTCCTGTTTCTCCACGAATTAGTACAGTTACATCAGATTGTGCAATTCGTTGAATTGCATTGAAAACTTGTTTCATCTTTTCACTATCACCAATAATATCTCCAAAGTTATGAACTTTAGAATCCCATTCCATTTTATAGTAAAGCTTTAACTCTTTTAATCTCTCTTTTTCTTTTTTATTTAATAAATATGAGTAAATTGATTGTGCAAAAATTGAAGAAACTATCGTCAAAATCCTAACACAGTCATCAAATCCAATTTCTGTTGTTTTTGTTAAAGTTGCTCCTAAAACTCCTATTGTTTCATCTTCTATTATTAAAGGAACTGCAACATAAGATAGATTATTTAAATCTCTTTTCCCTGATTTATTCAAAAACAAAGAATCATTATGAATATTTTCTACAACAACTGGTTCTTTAGACTCAGCTGCTAGACCAGTTACACCCTCACCTAACTTATAACATGATAATTTTTTTTGTATTGTACTTAATTCAACAGAAGCAAATACATTTAAGTAACTATCCTCTTCTAAAAGATGAACAGAACAGTTTGTTAGGTGTAGAGAATTTTTCAGTATCTTCATAGATTTTTCTAAAGAAGTCTCTAAATCATAATGGTTTGATATCACAGAAGCGATATCATACAGTGTTGTTAATTCTTTTAATGTAAGACAACTCATACATGCTGTTTTATCAAAAAGTGCCATAATACTTGTCCTTCATTATTAAGTGTTATATTTCTATTATAAATCAATTTTATAGTTAGTAAATACCTTTCTTGTTTATTAATTATTCATTTTAATTAGAATTTTTTATTTTTTTACAGATCTCTTCTTTTGGAAGTTTTTTTGCTCCTGGTTTAATCCACCAAATCTCTCCATTTGATAACTCAACTTCTCCACCCCAATTACTTTCATCATCAAACTCCAAAGATTCAATTGTCTCTTCCATATCTTTTTTTGCAAAATAAAAAAAGATTTTTCCTTCTTGTTCTCGTAACATTACTTTTGCCATTTTTTCTCCTTTATTTTTTATTTATTATTAGCTTTCTTATTTTTGACCAAAAGTCATCTTCTTCAAACTCCAATTTAAAAAAACCTTTTTGAAATTCACTTATTAAAATATGTTTATTATATTTTTCATTTAAAGTGGGGAAATCTTTTCTAAAATGAGAACCTCTACTCTCTTTTCTCAAATTTGCACTTAGTATTATTGCTTCAGATATTTCAAGGGCATTTCTTAGCTCCAAAATAGAACTTAACTCCACATTATTTCTTTTTTCTTTATTTATACAATGTAAAGAGTATGATTGTGTTCTTAGATATTTTATATAATCAAATGCCTTTATTAAACTTAACTCATCTCTTATAATTCCTACATTTTCATACATACAATTTCCCAAAGAGATTCTAATTGCATTAAAATTTTTAGAACTATCTGAAGAAAATATATAATCTATCATCTCTATATCTTTTATCACATTGTTATAGTTAATAATTTCAAAACTATTATCAATACTATAAGTCAATGCTTTTTGTCCTGCTAATTCTCCAAATACAGTTGATTCTAATAAAGAGTTTCCTCCTAATCTATTTGCACCATGTATTTGAGTATTTGCCATCTCACCACATATAAATAGACCTTTTATTTTACTTTCTACCATATTTGTAACTTCTACTCCACCCATACTATAATGTGCAACTGGTTTTATTTGTAAAAGTTCTTTACTTATATCTACTCCAACTTGATTAAATGCAGCATTATATAAACTTGGTAATTTTTGTTGTATTTTTTCTAAACCTAAATGTCTTAAATCAATATAAACTTTTTTGTTTTTTTGTTGTTGTTCTACTATTGCTTTTGCAAGTTTATCTCTTGTTTCAAGTTCATTTACAAAACGTTCATTATCTTCATTTATTAAATATCCACCCTCAGCTCTTGCCGCTTCTGTTACCAAATAGTTTGTTTTTTCAATTCCTGTTGGATGAAACTGTATAAATTCCATATCTTTTAAAGCTAATTTTGCACGCAAACAAACTGCAATTAAATCACCCGTATAATCTTGTGCATTTGTAGAGTTTCCTCTAAAAATACCTGCATATCCACCACCTGCTAGAACAACAGCTTTAGCGGGATATACTAAAACATTTGAATCTACTCTTCTTAAAGCAATAACTCCACTGATTTTATTTTTATGTACTGATAAATTTAAAACAAAAGTATTAACTAAAAAAGTTATTCCAAGTTGTTTAGCTTGTTTTATTAAAGCTTGAGTAATTGCACTTCCTGTTTTATCTTTGACATAACAAGTTCTATTATGTTTACCTCCACCAAAAGGTCGTTGCAAAATATTTCCATCTTCATCTTTATCAAAATCAACTCCATAAAGTTCTAACTTCGAAATTATTTTATTTGCACGTTTACACATATAAGTTATATTTTCTAAATTTGCTAAATATTTAGATGAATTATATGTATCATCAATATGAGATTGGATTTTTTCTGAATCACTTTCATCTAAAACTGCATTTATTCCACCACATGCCATAGATGAATTTGATTTAAAGATATTTCCTTTTGTGATAATTGCTACTTTATTTGTAGAAGTTTTTGCTTCTATTGCAGCCATAAGACCTGATACTCCACCACCTACAACTATTACATCATAAATCATAACTATACTTTGTACATTAAATCATATTTTGCTCTTGGCACTGATTTAATCTTTGTTATTTCTAAATTACTTTTTATATGAACAGGAACTTTTGAAGCAAACAGTGAACTAATTATTCCAGGTGTAGAACGAACAAATTGTAAAGCAAGTTGAATATCATTTTCTAATATCATCTTTGAATCAAGTAAATATCCTATTTCGGCTTTAAAAGAGCGTTTAAAAAGATTCATTTGAAGTAAAGAAGAACTAGAAATAAGGCCAAGTCCTAATCTATGTGCTGCTTGAACAACAGTACATCTTTCATTTGTTACTATTTGTGTTGGCATTGTATAAATAGAAGTTTTTGCTAAATTAAAAGGCGTTTGAATATATCTAAAGTGATGTTCTCTTCCAGCTACTTTTACAGCAATTTTTACTAAATCTTCTAAATTTATATGCTCTTTGGAATTCTCATCATTTATAAAAGCATTCCAAACAGCAACTCCATAATATTTAATTAGTCCAGAATCAACCATCTTCTCAAATCTTTCAAATACTTTCTCTATTTTTTTTAAGAATTTTTTATATCCAAGTGATATTAGTTGCATTTCTGGATTATGTAAAAAGAAGATATCAATTGAATCAAGTTGCAGGTTATTTAGTGATTTTTTACAAGACCATTCTAAAAAGTCAGGGGTCATACAGTGTTGGTCTAATTCGATATCTTCTCTTGTTGCAAGTTTTTTACTTATAATATTATCTTCTATCCATGTATAAGGATTTTTAGGGAAAGGATAATCAAGTTGAATAAACCCAGCTTTTGAACAGACAATTAACTCCTCTCTTGATACTTCACCATCATTTATAAGCTCTTTTATAGCTATTGCAATCTCTTTTTCACTTTGGCCATATCTGTAATTACTTGCTGTATCTATTAAATTTATTCCATCTCTTATCGCTTCTTTTACACCTTCAATATAATGAAAAACATAATTTTCCTCTTTATAAGGTTCTTTATTAAAAGTTCCTAAGCCCAACTTTGAGAAAATTAAATCATTGTGTTTCACATAAAAATCTTTATAATTTGAAAATTTTTTTGCAAAATTATATGTTGATTGAGGTGTTGCATAAGACATATCTCTTCCTTAAAAATAATCCTTTTATCTAAAGGTTATATATCTATATGCAAAAACTGTTCCCTAGAGTTTTTTATTTTTATATTTATAGTTTGTATAAGCTATTATAAAACCTATATAAACTATTAAAACAGAAGCTATAATTATTTTTGTAAACATTATGACTCCTCAAAAACTAGAAGAAAAATCCTCTAGTTATTATCTTACTGCATCAAAGAAATAATCTGTTTGAGCAATATCTTTAGTCTCTTCATCTAAATGGTCTAAAATTGAGTTTGTAATCCATGTTAATAGATTTATTCCACCTTCATAACCACTAATTGAATATCTATGTAAATGGTGTCTATCAAAAATAGGGAAACCTATTCTAATTAGAGGAATTTTAGTATCTCTATATAACTCTTTTCCATAAACATTACCAATCATAAAATCAACTGGTTCTGTAAATAATAGACTTCTTAATGCCCATAAATCTTTATTAGGCCAGATGTTACATTCATCAGCTCTATTAGATTTCTCTAAAATAGCTTTCATTTCATCTTCCCAACCTTTTCTTGGGGCATTATGACAAACAACATGAGTTGGAATAGAACCCATTTCAACTAAGAAAGAAACCATCCCTAATAAAAAGTCAGGGTCTCCCCAAATTGCAAATTTTTTACCATGCATATATGCATAAGAATCTTGCATTGCATCAACTAATTTAGCCCTTTGATTTTTTAACTCATTTGGAACTTCTTTATTAGTTAATTCTGATAATTTCATAACAAAAGCATCAGTACCACTTAAACCAATTGGATTACAAGTTACATACTCTTGTTTCCATTTATTTTTAATTGTTTTAGCAGTTGAAACAGTAGAATACTTTTGCAAAGAGATAGTTGTTTTTGCATTTATTGCTGTTTTTGCATCTTCAATTTTTGTTCCACCAGCATATAATTTATATTCACCAGCTCCAGTGTCCCATTGTTCTTCATGGTCACCAATCATAATAATTTTATCACTGAACATTTTTGAAATATTTTTAATCTCTCGTAAAGAACCTAAATATGGTTCAAATCCAGGGATTATATTGATTCTTTCTTCATCTTCAACTCTTTCACTTCTTGAAGGGTTTAGTTGTTCTAAAGTTGCTTTCATCATATTATCATAACCTGTAATATGTGAACCAACAAAAGATGGAGTATGTGCATATGGGATTTCAATATTATCTAATTCCCCTTCTGCTTCTTCTCTTGCACCTGTAACAAATGCATTTAAATCATCTCCAATAACTTCTGCCATACAAGTAGTAGAAACTGCTATCATATCTGGTTTATATAAAGCATTACAGTTTCTTAAACCATCTTTCATATTTGCTAATCCACCAAAAACAGCCGCTGATTCACTCATAGAATCAGATACACAAGGAGTTGGCTCTTTAAAGTGTCTAGTAAAATATGTTCTAAAATATGCAACACAACCATGTGAACCATGAACATAAGGCATTGTATTTTCAAATCCAAGCCCTACCATAACAGCACCTAAAGGTTGACAAGCTTTAGCAGGATTAACTGTAATTGCTTCTCTACTTAAGTTTTTTTCTCTGTATTCCCATGATTTTGTCCACTCTGCAATCTCTTCAACTTTTTGAGGATTTGTTGCACCAACTGAACTTTCAAATTGTTTTTTATTTTCTAAAACCTCTTGATATTCTGGTTTTAAAAATAGTTTTTGTCCATTTACTATATTATCTACGTCTTGCATATTACGCTCCTATCTCTTCTTTTTCCCATGGTGCTTGAGTATGATTCCATACAGGTGAATTCATAGCCAAATCCATATCTTTTGCAAATACTGCAAATGCATCATATCCATGATAAGGACCACTATAATCCCATGAGTGCATCTGTCTAAAAGGTAATCCCATTTTTTGGAATACATATTTCTCTTTTACCCCAGCAGCTACTAAATCTGGTCTCATTTTTTTAACAAACTGTTCAAGTTCGAACTCATTTGCATCATCATAAATCAAAGTAGATCTTTTTAAATCCTCTTTTGTTCTTTTATAATCATCTCCATGTGCAAACTCATAACCAGTTCCAATAACTTCCATACCTAAATCTTCATATGCTCCAATAACGTGTCTTGGTCTTAATCCACCAACATAAAGCATAACTTTTTTACCCTCTAATAAAGGTCTATATTTTGCAATAACAGCATCAGTCATAGCAGTATATTTTGCAATAACTTCTTCAGTTTTCTTTTGAATTTTTTCATCAAAAAATGCTGCAATTTTTCTTAAACTTTCAGTAGTATTTGATGGTCCAAAAAAGTTATATTCCATCCAAGGAATACCAAACTCTTGTTCCATATGTCTTGAAATATAGTTCATTGATCTATAACAATGAAGTAAATTTAATTTTGATTTTGGAGCAATAGCCATCTCTTTATAAGAAGCATCACCAGACCATTGTGCAATTACTCTTAATCCTATCTCTTCTAATAAAATTCTTGTTGCCCATGCATCTCCACCAATATTATAATCTCCAATAATTGA
This genomic interval carries:
- a CDS encoding sigma 54-interacting transcriptional regulator encodes the protein MALFDKTACMSCLTLKELTTLYDIASVISNHYDLETSLEKSMKILKNSLHLTNCSVHLLEEDSYLNVFASVELSTIQKKLSCYKLGEGVTGLAAESKEPVVVENIHNDSLFLNKSGKRDLNNLSYVAVPLIIEDETIGVLGATLTKTTEIGFDDCVRILTIVSSIFAQSIYSYLLNKKEKERLKELKLYYKMEWDSKVHNFGDIIGDSEKMKQVFNAIQRIAQSDVTVLIRGETGTGKELVAAAIHKRSKRKDEPFIKLNCAAITDSLLESELFGHEKGAFTDAKETRKGRFELADGGTLFLDEIGDISASAQVKLLRVLQEREFERVGGNKTIKVNVRLIAATNRNLEEMVKNGDFREDLYYRLNVIPIDLPPLRQRGDDIRQLVEFFLEKAIRNHKKNVQITPEAMDVLSIYPWPGNVRELENTLERIVLLGNEEGGVSKHDMLLLLPALNDDNLKKEYSSIQVSDKRIDLYEKEAIESALIKNNLNQEIAAKELGFSLDEIHDKIKEYGILQ
- the nifT gene encoding putative nitrogen fixation protein NifT, whose protein sequence is MAKVMLREQEGKIFFYFAKKDMEETIESLEFDDESNWGGEVELSNGEIWWIKPGAKKLPKEEICKKIKNSN
- a CDS encoding FAD-dependent oxidoreductase; the protein is MIYDVIVVGGGVSGLMAAIEAKTSTNKVAIITKGNIFKSNSSMACGGINAVLDESDSEKIQSHIDDTYNSSKYLANLENITYMCKRANKIISKLELYGVDFDKDEDGNILQRPFGGGKHNRTCYVKDKTGSAITQALIKQAKQLGITFLVNTFVLNLSVHKNKISGVIALRRVDSNVLVYPAKAVVLAGGGYAGIFRGNSTNAQDYTGDLIAVCLRAKLALKDMEFIQFHPTGIEKTNYLVTEAARAEGGYLINEDNERFVNELETRDKLAKAIVEQQQKNKKVYIDLRHLGLEKIQQKLPSLYNAAFNQVGVDISKELLQIKPVAHYSMGGVEVTNMVESKIKGLFICGEMANTQIHGANRLGGNSLLESTVFGELAGQKALTYSIDNSFEIINYNNVIKDIEMIDYIFSSDSSKNFNAIRISLGNCMYENVGIIRDELSLIKAFDYIKYLRTQSYSLHCINKEKRNNVELSSILELRNALEISEAIILSANLRKESRGSHFRKDFPTLNEKYNKHILISEFQKGFFKLEFEEDDFWSKIRKLIINKK
- the nifK gene encoding nitrogenase molybdenum-iron protein subunit beta — its product is MQDVDNIVNGQKLFLKPEYQEVLENKKQFESSVGATNPQKVEEIAEWTKSWEYREKNLSREAITVNPAKACQPLGAVMVGLGFENTMPYVHGSHGCVAYFRTYFTRHFKEPTPCVSDSMSESAAVFGGLANMKDGLRNCNALYKPDMIAVSTTCMAEVIGDDLNAFVTGAREEAEGELDNIEIPYAHTPSFVGSHITGYDNMMKATLEQLNPSRSERVEDEERINIIPGFEPYLGSLREIKNISKMFSDKIIMIGDHEEQWDTGAGEYKLYAGGTKIEDAKTAINAKTTISLQKYSTVSTAKTIKNKWKQEYVTCNPIGLSGTDAFVMKLSELTNKEVPNELKNQRAKLVDAMQDSYAYMHGKKFAIWGDPDFLLGMVSFLVEMGSIPTHVVCHNAPRKGWEDEMKAILEKSNRADECNIWPNKDLWALRSLLFTEPVDFMIGNVYGKELYRDTKIPLIRIGFPIFDRHHLHRYSISGYEGGINLLTWITNSILDHLDEETKDIAQTDYFFDAVR
- the nifD gene encoding nitrogenase molybdenum-iron protein alpha chain; the protein is MGEETLQTQQQEAIEEVLSAYPAKAAKNRAKHLGVDSPEGVKGSCDTTRSNKQTVPGVMSQRGCAYAGSKGVVWGPIKDMIHISHGPIGCGQYSRGGRRNYYIGTTGVDTFVTMNFSTDFNEKDIVFGGDKKLKKALEEIDELFPLNNGISVQSECPIGLIGDDIQSVAKIHKKETGHQTVAVSCEGFRGVSQSLGHHIANDMIRDHVMPDSSYKKDFESTPYDVSIIGDYNIGGDAWATRILLEEIGLRVIAQWSGDASYKEMAIAPKSKLNLLHCYRSMNYISRHMEQEFGIPWMEYNFFGPSNTTESLRKIAAFFDEKIQKKTEEVIAKYTAMTDAVIAKYRPLLEGKKVMLYVGGLRPRHVIGAYEDLGMEVIGTGYEFAHGDDYKRTKEDLKRSTLIYDDANEFELEQFVKKMRPDLVAAGVKEKYVFQKMGLPFRQMHSWDYSGPYHGYDAFAVFAKDMDLAMNSPVWNHTQAPWEKEEIGA
- a CDS encoding aldo/keto reductase; this translates as MSYATPQSTYNFAKKFSNYKDFYVKHNDLIFSKLGLGTFNKEPYKEENYVFHYIEGVKEAIRDGINLIDTASNYRYGQSEKEIAIAIKELINDGEVSREELIVCSKAGFIQLDYPFPKNPYTWIEDNIISKKLATREDIELDQHCMTPDFLEWSCKKSLNNLQLDSIDIFFLHNPEMQLISLGYKKFLKKIEKVFERFEKMVDSGLIKYYGVAVWNAFINDENSKEHINLEDLVKIAVKVAGREHHFRYIQTPFNLAKTSIYTMPTQIVTNERCTVVQAAHRLGLGLISSSSLLQMNLFKRSFKAEIGYLLDSKMILENDIQLALQFVRSTPGIISSLFASKVPVHIKSNLEITKIKSVPRAKYDLMYKV